One genomic segment of Sminthopsis crassicaudata isolate SCR6 chromosome 2, ASM4859323v1, whole genome shotgun sequence includes these proteins:
- the SUPT16H gene encoding FACT complex subunit SPT16 — MAVTLDKEAYYRRVKRLYSNWRKGEDEYANVDAIVVSVGVDEEIVYAKSTALQTWLFGYELTDTIMVFCDDKILFMASKKKVEFLKQIANTKGNENANGAPAITLLVREKNESNKGNFDKMIEAIKESKSGKKIGVFSKDKFPGEFMKSWNDCLNREGFEKIDISAVVAYTIAVKEDGELTLMKKAANITSEVFNKFFKERVMEIVDADEKVRHSKLAESVEKTIEEKKYLAGADPSTVEMCYPPIIQSGGNYNLKFSVVSDKNHMHFGAITCAMGIRFKSYCSNLVRTLMVDPPQEVQENYNFLLQLQEELLKELRHGVKLCDVYNAVMDMVKKQKPDLLNKITKNLGFAMGIEFREGSLVINSKNQYKLKKGMVFSINMGFSDLTNKEGKKPEEKTYALFIGDTVLVDEDGPAVVLTSVKKKVKNVGIFLKNEDEEEEEEEKDEAEDLLGRGSRAALLTERTRNEMTAEEKRRAHQKELATQLNEEAKRRLTEQKGEQQIQKARKSNVSYKNPSLMPKEPHIREMKIYIDKKYETVIMPVFGIATPFHIATIKNISMSVEGDYTYLRINFYCPGSALGRNEGNIFPNPEATFVKEITYRASNMKAPGEQTVPALNLQNAFRIIKEVQKRYKTREAEEKEKEGIVKQDSLVINLNRSNPKLKDLYIRPNIAQKRMQGSLEAHVNGFRFTSVRGDKVDILYNNIKHALFQPCDGEMIIVLHFHLKNAIMFGKKRHTDVQFYTEVGEITTDLGKHQHMHDRDDLYAEQMEREMRHKLKTAFKNFIEKVEALTKEELEFEVPFRDLGFNGAPYRSTCLLQPTSSALVNATEWPPFVVTLDEVELIHFERVQFHLKNFDMVIVYKDYSKKVTMINAIPVASLDPIKEWLNSCDLKYTEGVQSLNWTKIMKTIVDDPEGFFEQGGWSFLEPEGEGSDAEVGDSESEIEDETFNPSEDEYEEEEEDSDEDYSSEAEESDYSKESLGSEEESGKDWDELEEEARKADRESRYEEEEEQSRSMSRKRKGSVHSSGRSSSRGSRHSSAPPKKKRK, encoded by the exons ATGGCGGTGACTCTGGACAAAGAAGCTTATTACCGGCGAGTGAAAAGGCTCTATAGCAACTGGAGG AAAGGAGAGGATGAATACGCCAATGTTGATGCCATAGTTGTTTCAGTAGGTGTTGATGAAGAAATCGTTTATGCCAAATCTACTGCCCTTCAG ACATGGCTCTTTGGTTATGAGCTAACTGATACCATTATGGTGTTCTGTGACGACAAGATTCTCTTCATGGCCAGCAAGAAAAAAGTAGAGTTCTTGAAACAAATTGCCAACACCAAGGGTAATGAAAATGCAAATGGTGCTCCTGCCATTACACTGCTGGTTcgagaaaaa AATGAGAGTAACAAAGGCAATTTCGACAAAATGATTGAAGCCATTAAAGAGAGCAAGAGTGGCAAGAAGATTGGGGTATTCAGCAAAGACAAATTTCCTGGAGaattcatgaagagttggaatgACTGCCTTAACAGAGAGGGCTTTGAGAAA ATTGATATCAGTGCAGTTGTGGCATATACCATAGCTGTAAAAGAGGATGGAGAGCTTACTCTAATGAAGAAAGCAGCTAATATCACCTCTGAAGTCTTCAAcaaatttttcaaagaaagagtCATGGAAATTGTTGAtgcagatgag aaagttCGTCACAGCAAATTGGCTGAGTCTGTGGAGAAGACCATTGAAGAAAAGAAGTACTTAGCTGGAGCAGACCCTTCTACAGTGGAGATGTGCTATCCTCCCATCATCCAGAGTGGTGGCAACTATAATCTCAAGTTCAGTGTAGTTAG TGACAAGAACCACATGCATTTTGGGGCCATCACCTGTGCCATGGGTATTCGCTTCAAATCCTACTGCTCCAATCTCGTACGAACTCTAATGGTAGATCCTCCCCAGGAAGTCCAGGAGAATTATAATTTTCTGCTTCAGCTACAGGAAGAGCTGCTAAAGGAGCTAAGACATG gtGTGAAACTATGTGACGTATACAATGCTGTTATGGATATGGTCAAGAAACAAAAACCAGACTTGCTCAACAAAATCACCAAAAATCTTGG gtttgCAATGGGAATTGAATTCCGAGAAGGATCTCTGGTAATCAATAGTAAAAATCAGTACAAGTTGAAAAAAG GGATGGTTTTTAGCATCAATATGGGATTCTCAGATCTGActaataaggaaggaaagaaaccagaagaaaaaacCTATGCCCTCTTCATTGGTGACACAGTTCTTGTTGATGAG GATGGTCCAGCTGTTGTTCTTACTTCTGtcaagaaaaaagtgaagaatgTGGGCATCTTCTTAAAG AAtgaggatgaagaagaagaagaagaggagaaagatgaaGCTGAGGACCTTTTGGGACGTGGTTCAAGAGCAGCTTTGCTCACTGAGAGAACACGA aatgAGATGACTGCAGAGGAGAAGAGGCGAGCACATCAAAAGGAATTGGCCACACAGCTCAATGAAGAAGCCAAAAGACGTTTAACTGAGCAGAAAGGAGAACAACAAATTCAGAA AGCTCGAAAATCTAATGTATCTTACAAGAACCCATCTCTGATGCCAAAGGAACCACATATCCGTGAAATGAAGATTTATATTGATAAGAAATATGAGACTGTAATAATGCCTGTCTTTGGCATTGCAACACCATTTCACATTGCCACAATCAAG AATATCAGTATGTCTGTGGAAGGAGATTACACCTACTTGCGAATTAATTTTTATTGCCCAGGCAGTGCTCTGGGCAGGAATGAAGGCAACATTTTTCCCAATCCAGAGGCTACATTTGTCAAGGAAAT CACATATCGAGCTTCAAATATGAAGGCACCAGGAGAACAGACAGTACCAGCTTTAAATCTTCAAAACGCATTTCGAATTATAAAAGAAGTTCAGAAGCGCTATAAGACTCgggaagcagaagaaaaagaaaaggag GGCATTGTGAAACAAGACTCACTAGTTATTAATCTTAATCGGAGTAATCCCAAACTAAAGGATCTGTATATCCGACCCAACATTGCTCAAAAGAGAATGCAAGGCTCTCTCGAAGCTCATGTTAATG GTTTCCGTTTCACATCAGTTCGAGGGGACAAAGTAGATATTCTCTACAATAACATTAAGCATGCCTTGTTCCAGCCCTGTGATGGGGAAATGATTATTGTCTTGCACTTTCACCTCAAG AATGCCATCATGTTTGGGAAAAAACGGCACACTGATGTGCAGTTCTACACTGAAGTGGGAGAAATCACCACTGACTTGGGAAAACACCAGCATATGCATGACCGAGATGACCTATATGCTGAGCAG atGGAAAGAGAGATGAGGCACAAGCTGAAAACAGCCTTTAAAAACTTTATTGAGAAAGTTGAGGCCCTAACCAAGGAAGAGCTGGAGTTTGAAGTGCCTTTTAGAGACTTGgg GTTTAATGGAGCCCCTTACAGAAGCACCTGTCTACTACAGCCCACTAGTAGTGCACTGGTGAATGCTACCGAATGG CCACCTTTTGTGGTGACACTGGATGAAGTGGAGCTGATTCATTTTGAGCGGGTCCAATTTCATCTGAAGAATTTTGATATGGTAATAGTCTACAAAGACTACAGCAAGAAGGTGACAATGATCAATGCCATCCCTGTGGCCTCTCTTGACCCCATCAAGGAATGGTTGAA TTCCTGTGACCTGAAGTACACTGAAGGAGTACAGTCCCTCAATTGGACCAAAATCATGAAGACTATTGTGGATGACCCCGAGGGCTTCTTTGAACAAGGTGGCTGGTCTTTCTTGGAGCCTGAAGGTGAG GGGAGTGACGCTGAGGTAGGAGACTCAGAGTCTGAAATTGAAGATGAAACTTTTAATCCTTCAGAGGATGAatatgaagaggaggaggaagatagtGATGAAGACTATTCCTCAGAAGCAGAAGAATCAG ATTATTCCAAGGAGTCATTGGGTAGTGAAGAGGAAAGTGGAAAGGACTGGGATGAACTGGAGGAAGAAGCAAGAAAAG CTGACCGTGAGAGCCGttatgaggaagaggaggaacaaAGCCGGAGCATGAGCCGGAAAAGAAAGGGTTCTGTGCACAGCTCAGGCCGTAGCTCCAGCCGTGGCTCCAGACACAGCTCTGCACCACCCAAGAAAAAGAGGAAGTAG